From Halapricum desulfuricans, a single genomic window includes:
- a CDS encoding 30S ribosomal protein S3ae: protein MSERSVSKQKQQKRWYTVLAPEQFGREELGSTPATEVEQLYDRQIETTLGELRSDASENNTKLTFKINDVGSDTAYTEFIKHELTRDYMRSLVRRGSSKIEAFITVLTTDDYRVQIQPVALTTKSADESQEKAIRRTMIDMVEETAVDHTFEDLIDTVVEGRLSSAIYNEAKTIYPLRRVEIQKARLVARPEEVAAEEETSVDVEE, encoded by the coding sequence ATGAGCGAACGATCCGTATCCAAGCAGAAACAGCAGAAACGGTGGTATACCGTCCTCGCCCCCGAGCAGTTCGGGCGGGAGGAACTCGGTTCGACACCGGCAACAGAAGTCGAACAGCTCTACGACCGACAGATCGAGACCACGCTGGGCGAACTCCGCAGTGACGCCAGCGAGAACAACACCAAGCTGACCTTCAAGATCAACGACGTCGGCAGCGATACCGCATACACCGAGTTCATCAAGCACGAACTCACCCGCGACTACATGCGGAGTCTCGTCCGCCGTGGCTCCTCGAAGATCGAGGCGTTCATCACGGTCCTGACGACCGACGACTACCGCGTCCAGATCCAGCCCGTCGCACTCACGACCAAGAGCGCCGACGAGAGCCAGGAGAAGGCCATCCGCCGCACGATGATCGACATGGTCGAGGAGACCGCCGTCGATCACACCTTCGAGGACCTCATCGACACCGTCGTCGAGGGTCGGCTCTCCTCGGCGATCTACAACGAGGCCAAGACGATCTACCCGCTGCGCCGCGTCGAGATCCAGAAGGCACGACTGGTCGCCCGACCCGAAGAGGTCGCCGCCGAAGAGGAGACCAGCGTCGACGTCGAGGAGTAG
- a CDS encoding KEOPS complex subunit Pcc1 codes for MSQSDPDVTRTLVVRTTHDDPEAIAASVRPDNTDEMATDLNGQEIETEITRETTGGLHSTADDYVVNLHVAAQCTTDHDTNDNI; via the coding sequence GTGAGTCAGAGCGACCCAGACGTGACGCGAACGCTCGTCGTCCGGACGACGCACGACGACCCCGAGGCGATCGCCGCCTCGGTCCGGCCGGACAACACCGACGAGATGGCGACCGACCTCAACGGACAGGAAATCGAGACGGAAATCACGCGGGAGACGACGGGTGGACTGCACTCGACGGCGGACGATTACGTCGTCAATCTCCACGTAGCAGCACAGTGTACGACCGACCACGACACCAACGATAACATATGA
- a CDS encoding 30S ribosomal protein S15, with protein sequence MARMHTRRRGSSSSDKPVADEPPEWSDVDEDAIEERVVELAEDGLSPSEIGLKLRDEGVQGTPVPDVKLATGKKITEILEENDADPELPEDLYNLFERAVRLREHMDEHPGDHQNKRALQNTESKIRRLVNYYRGDELDEEFTYSYDVAKEYLE encoded by the coding sequence ATGGCACGAATGCACACACGCCGCCGCGGCTCGTCCAGTTCGGACAAGCCCGTGGCAGACGAACCCCCGGAGTGGAGTGACGTAGACGAAGACGCGATCGAAGAGCGCGTCGTCGAGCTGGCCGAAGACGGCCTCAGCCCGAGCGAGATCGGGCTGAAACTGCGCGACGAGGGCGTCCAGGGCACGCCGGTGCCGGACGTCAAGCTCGCGACCGGCAAGAAGATCACCGAGATCCTCGAGGAGAACGACGCCGACCCCGAGCTCCCCGAAGATCTCTACAACCTCTTCGAGCGTGCCGTCCGCCTGCGCGAGCACATGGACGAGCACCCCGGCGACCACCAGAACAAGCGCGCCCTGCAGAACACCGAGTCGAAGATCCGTCGCCTGGTCAATTACTACCGCGGCGACGAACTCGACGAGGAGTTCACATATAGCTACGACGTCGCCAAAGAGTACCTCGAGTAG